Proteins co-encoded in one Populus trichocarpa isolate Nisqually-1 chromosome 10, P.trichocarpa_v4.1, whole genome shotgun sequence genomic window:
- the LOC7491585 gene encoding vacuolar protein sorting-associated protein 36, with product MSTATTSFFEPASVTSSGRPVLHQAEVECHLLSPVDLETEPTTTATTTINSLDFPALKSGLGILTTHRLLWLPSNATTDSSSPISIPLSSVTHIFSPKKSIKSMFHSPRIRFQVSMHSRSVVVTLVIRGKGDIDGFLTKFWDCWRGRAWETGNDSGGGSSSGSVPASGSVSGGGLYSSDGSVRLVGVSGILRKEQEMWESTDKSLQEAFHDLNALMRKAKEMVILAEKMRQKLLSGSSSQSSSGNDEEMGSKEEMQDWLLSVGIVSPVTKESAGAMYHQQLSRQLADFVRIPLEKAGGMINLIDIYCLFNRARGTELISPEDLLQACSLWEKFDVPVMLRKFDSGVKVIQNKSHSDEEVFARIKNLVSKPEALRSGITASDAAMTLGIAPAMAKEHLLTAESKGLLCRDISPDGFRFFINLFPEINSDDIHMVKDHGIYSLWIKSW from the exons ATGTCCACCGCCACCACCAGTTTTTTCGAACCAGCCTCCGTGACCAGCAGTGGCCGTCCAGTCCTCCACCAAGCCGAAGTAGAATGCCACCTCCTCTCACCTGTAGACCTTGAAACCGAACCCACCACCACCGCGACAACCACCATCAATTCACTTGACTTCCCTGCATTAAAATCAGGCCTTGGAATCCTCACCACACACCGCCTCCTTTGGCTTCCTTCTAATGCTACGACAGACAGTTCAAGTCCAATATCAATCCCTTTGAGTTCTGTAACTCAtatattttcaccaaaaaagTCGATCAAGTCAATGTTTCACTCACCCCGGATCCGGTTTCAAGTTTCTATGCATTCAAGGAGTGTTGTGGTGACTTTAGTGATTAGAGGGAAGGGAGATATTGATGGGTTTTTGACAAAGTTTTGGGATTGTTGGAGAGGAAGGGCTTGGGAGACTGGTAATGATAGTGGCGGTGGGTCAAGTTCGGGGTCTGTTCCGGCTTCTGGGTCAGTTTCGGGTGGTGGGTTATACTCGAGTGATGGGTCAGTGAGGCTAGTGGGTGTGTCTGGGATATTGAGGAAAGAGCAGGAGATGTGGGAAAGTACTGATAAGAGCTTGCAAGAGGCTTTTCATGACTTGAATGCTCTTATG AGAAAGGCCAAAGAAATGGTCATCCTAGCAGAGAAGATGAGGCAGAAGCTTTTGTCTGGATCGAGCTCTCAAAGTAGTTCTGGGAATGATGAGGAAATGGGTTCCAAAGAAGAGATGCAAGATTGGCTGTTGAGTGTTGGTATCGTATCTCCAGTAACAAAAGAATCTGCAGGTGCCATGTATCATCAACAACTGTCCCGTCAG TTGGCAGATTTTGTCAGAATTCCCCTAGAGAAAGCTGGAGGAATGATCAATCTTATAGATATCTATTGCCTCTTCAATCGTGCTCGGGGCACAG AATTGATCTCACCTGAGGATTTGTTGCAAGCATGTTCTCTTTGGGAGAAGTTTGATGT TCCAGTAATGCTTCGGAAATTTGATAGTGGAGTGAAGGTCATCCAGAATAAGTCCCATAGTGATGAGGAG GTTTTTGCAAGAATCAAAAACCTTGTATCAAAGCCTGAAGCCCTGCGGTCTGGAATAACTGCTAGTGATGCTGCCATGACATTGGGTATTGCTCCAGCTATGGCCAAGGAGCATCTTCTAACTGCTGAGAGCAAAG GATTGCTATGCAGGGATATAAGCCCTGATGGATTTCGCTTTTTCATTAACCTCTTTCCTGAAATCAATTCTGATGATATACACAT GGTGAAGGATCATGGGATTTATTCTCTGTG
- the LOC7469503 gene encoding uncharacterized protein LOC7469503 produces MEPFFNSRRPRHHKQKGNTAPYNQQGFSANPSLTNSMQPQLGLVNPQIPIPFNNSNTPLRNGQAMPNMPPLINQQHGLVSGPNDLAILQLQNQVNKLNALKMLMNQVNQLQGELFGPGFSNLPQQINQNMGLLQNPMQNMMNPVMPMQMPMTSQVGSFNVPSRSHQVVGAQSPNFFVNQQVKQNQPNFVMPTTGANGSKQLSFENQQMQGNLSATQKNQNFVMPAVGTNGSNSLHVATQQVQGISPASQQSEKFVMPTMAANGPKPLPAATQQVQGNPFTSQQSQNLQPSAYNRWQGNPAKNGQGSTPNSKQGIFSGKNFKNNPKREQSQSGHQKSEFHRMDNGKRKLGFSNKHGGKGKGNERAAKFGRSDPSNQVMEQKRTHIYTEQEIKQWRESRRKHFPTKTNIEKKQTEKLIDSGVIDKEANFRRKQLKEILAKQAELGVEVAEIPPEYMLDSEKLGVEVAETPLSYLLDSEKLGVEAAEIPPHHLLDSEKQEHGREDNRRSLTKKGRFWNKHDRRGRYKRKGRSDMQLGLENEERKPTLLEKLLCADIKRDKHRLLQVFRFMVANSFFKDWSDKPLKFPSVVVKEDGCKDEPQEEKPSLVGEEESEVPNNTTVEDFGDRDDGDEHDAQVEPGNGSVMGKCDIVDEVYRVEEGEIID; encoded by the exons ATGGAACCTTTCTTCAATTCCCGTCGTCCTAGACATCACAAACAAAAGGGCAACACTGCTCCTTATAATCAACAG GGATTTTCAGCAAATCCTTCTTTAACAAATTCAATGCAACCTCAGCTGGGTTTAGTCAATCCTCAAATCCCAATTCcttttaataattcaaatacCCCTTTAAGAAATGGACAAGCCATGCCTAATATGCCACCTTTAATCAATCAACAACATGGTCTAGTGAGTGGACCTAATGATCTGGCTATCCTTCAGTTACAAAATCAGGTCAACAAGTTGAATGCTTTAAAGATGTTGATGAATCAAGTAAATCAATTGCAAGGAGAGCTGTTTGGTCCTGGTTTCTCCAATTTGCCtcaacaaatcaatcaaaatatgGGTTTGTTGCAAAATCCAATGCAGAATATGATGAACCCTGTTATGCCTATGCAAATGCCAATGACTTCTCAAGTTGGTTCCTTTAATGTCCCTTCCAGAAGTCACCAAGTGGTAGGTGCTCAAAGTCCAAACTTTTTTGTAAATCAACAAGTTAAGCAGAACCAGCCAAACTTTGTAATGCCGACAACTGGTGCAAATGGATCGAAACAATTGTCTTTTGAAAATCAGCAAATGCAAGGGAACTTGTCTGCAACACAGAAAAATCAGAACTTTGTAATGCCTGCGGTGGGTACAAATGGGTCAAATTCATTGCATGTTGCAACTCAGCAAGTGCAAGGGATCTCGCCAGCATCACAACAAAGTGAGAAATTTGTAATGCCTACAATGGCTGCAAATGGACCAAAGCCTTTGCCAGCTGCAACTCAGCAAGTGCAAGGGAACCCATTTACATCTCAGCAAAGTCAGAACTTGCAACCCTCTGCTTACAATAGGTGGCAG GGCAATCCTGCTAAAAATGGCCAGGGTAGTACTCCAAATTCCAAACAAGGAATCTTTTCtggaaaaaacttcaaaaataatcCAAAGAGAGAGCAATCACAATCAGG ACATCAGAAATCCGAGTTCCATCGCATGGATAATGGAAAGAGAAAGCTTGGGTTTTCTAATAAACACGGTGGAAAAG GGAAAGGCAATGAGAGGGCAGCAAAATTTGGTCGCTCTGATCCTTCAAACCAAGTTATGGAACAGAAAAG AACTCATATATACACGGAAcaagaaatcaaacaatggcGTGAATCACGTAGGAAGCACTTCCCAACAAAAACCAACATAGAGAAG AAGCAGACTGAAAAGCTAATAGACTCTGGGGTCATTGATAAAGAGGCCAACTTTCGTCGCAAG CAACTCAAGGAGATTTTGGCAAAGCAGGCTGAGCTAGGAGTTGAAGTTGCTGAAATACCACCAGAATACATGTTAGATTCGGAGAAGTTAGGAGTTGAAGTTGCAGAAACACCACTGAGCTATCTGTTAGATTCAGAGAAGCTAGGAGTTGAAGCTGCAGAAATACCACCGCACCATCTGTTAGATTCAGAGAAACAAGAGCATGGAAGGGAAGATAACAGAAGGTCCTTGACTAAGAAGGGGAGATTCTGGAACAAGCATGATAGAAGAGGAAGATATAAGAGAAAAGGTCGGTCAGACATGCAGCTTGGATTAGAAAACGAGGAGAGGAAGCCAACGCTGTTGGAGAAGCTTCTTTGTGCAGATATAAAGAGGGATAAGCACCGGTTGTTGCAGGTTTTTAGGTTCATGGTGGCGAACTCTTTCTTCAAGGATTGGTCAGATAAGCCTTTGAAGTTTCCTTCGGTAGTGGTTAAAGAAGATGGTTGCAAGGATGAGCCACAGGAAGAAAAACCTTCACTTGTTGGGGAAGAAGAGTCTGAAGTTCCGAACAATACAACAGTTGAAGATTTTGGTGATAGAGATGATGGCGACGAACATGATGCTCAAGTGGAGCCAGGGAATGGTTCTGTCATGGGAAAATGTGATATTGTTGACGAAGTTTATAGGGTTGAAGAAGGAGAAATCATTGACTAA
- the LOC7469501 gene encoding NADH--cytochrome b5 reductase 1, which translates to MDFMPLPSADVLGVLIAIFSVTAIAAASSYYFLSRKPKGCLDPQKFKEFKLIKKTQISPDVARFRFSLPTPKSVLGLPVGTHVVCRGKDSEGQEVTRPYTPITLDSQAGYFELVVKMYPKGRMSHHYREMREGDYLAVKGPQGRFNYKPGQVRAFGMIAGGSGITPMFQLTRAILENPKDKTIVRLIYANTTFEDILLKEDLDDFATKFPNRFKVYYVLSQPPEAWSGGGGHVSKEMIQNHCPPPAPDIRILRCGPPGMNKAMAAHLNALGYTSSMQFEF; encoded by the exons ATGGATTTCATGCCACTGCCCAGTGCTGATGTTCTTGGTGTTCTCATTGCTATATTTTCAGTCACCGCCATCGCTGCagcttcttcttattattttctcagCAGAAAACCCAAAG GCTGCTTGGACCCTCagaaattcaaagaattcaAGCTAATTAAGAAGACACAAATTAGCCCTGATGTTGCGAGGTTTAGATTTTCTCTTCCTACACCCAAATCAGTGTTGGGTCTTCCTGTTGGAACGCATGTTGTCTGCAG GGGAAAGGACAGTGAAGGTCAAGAAGTTACAAGACCATATACACCAATTACTCTGGATTCTCAAGCTGGTTACTTTGAACTAGTTGTAAAA ATGTATCCGAAAGGAAGGATGTCACACCATTACAGGGAGATGCGTGAAGGGGACTATCTAGCAGTAAAGGGACCTCAG GGCCGGTTCAATTACAAACCCGGCCAAGTTCGGGCGTTCGGGATGATCGCCGGAGGTAGTGGCATCACCCCAATGTTCCAG CTTACCAGAGCCATATTAGAGAACCCAAAAGACAAAACCATTGTGCGTCTTATTTATGCCAATACCACATTTGAAGATATTCTTCTCAAG GAAGACCTGGATGACTTCGCTACCAAATTCCCCAATCGTTTCAAAGTTTATTACGTCCTCAGCCAG CCTCCTGAAGCATGGAGCGGTGGTGGTGGTCATGTATCCAAAGAAATGATTCAAAATCACTGCCCACCTCCTGCCCCTGACAtccgg ATATTGAGGTGCGGCCCACCGGGCATGAACAAGGCCATGGCAGCTCATCTTAATGCACTTGGGTACACATCCTCCATGCAATTTGAGTTCTAA
- the LOC7469500 gene encoding TPD1 protein homolog 1-like, whose amino-acid sequence MKKSEEGESELSPITSDEISPEVQFTVKGSATNQMSKCSKNDISVAQGPAGTLPGGISQYLVQITNTNPQVPFADIHLNCKDFSSAILVSPEIFRRIAVDDCLVNDGRALAPGAALSFRYASTKQYPLPVVSATC is encoded by the exons atgaagaaatcGGAGGAGGGGGAGTCTGAGTTGTCCCCAATCACTTCCGACGAAATTTCACCAGAAGTCCAGTTTACAG TGAAAGGATCAGCAACAAACCAGATGAGCAAATGTTCAAAGAATGATATTTCAGTCGCACAAGGCCCTGCCGGTACTCTCCCAGGTGGGATATCACAATATTTAGTGCAGATCACAAACACAAATCCACAAGTACCCTTTGCTGATATCCATCTCAACTGTAAGGACTTCAGCTCCGCCATCCTTGTTAGCCCTGAGATATTCAGGCGCATCGCCGTGGATGACTGTCTGGTCAACGACGGAAGAGCACTAGCTCCCGGTGCAGCTCTCTCCTTCAGATACGCCAGCACCAAGCAATACCCTCTTCCAGTTGTCTCAGCCACATGTTAA